The following proteins are co-located in the Haloplanus sp. HW8-1 genome:
- a CDS encoding ABC transporter permease: MRWSPLARSEYRTVLTSKGAWILALFVVLWGFRPTYAGWDAVGRNITIGYIQIGVDLFLPIGALLLSYQSLIGERTTGSIKFLLGLPLTRTQILFGKTTGRFVGIGTAIVAATLVLAGIGLVEHGTFGLLPFLGTLVATLLLASAMVAVGVFVSTVTRRTVTAATGVFAYFLVTLFWSQIVTSLYTAVTGIPVDPYDAPASGPLFLALRLTPDGAYNVLTNWFLDVGNSTELFHIVYTKLAPGVSVNAFVVEAAFDGGGPWYLHPALSSVVLLVWVVVPVALARRVFTRGDAV, translated from the coding sequence ATGCGGTGGTCCCCGCTTGCACGCAGCGAATACCGGACAGTCCTCACCTCCAAGGGAGCGTGGATACTCGCTCTCTTCGTCGTCCTTTGGGGGTTCCGACCGACCTACGCCGGGTGGGATGCGGTCGGACGAAATATCACCATCGGATACATCCAGATCGGCGTCGACCTGTTCCTCCCGATCGGTGCCCTCCTCCTATCGTATCAGTCACTCATCGGTGAACGAACCACTGGTAGTATCAAATTCCTCCTCGGATTGCCGCTGACGCGGACGCAGATCCTCTTCGGGAAGACGACTGGGCGGTTCGTGGGCATCGGGACGGCGATCGTCGCGGCAACGCTCGTTCTCGCCGGAATCGGCCTCGTCGAACACGGCACGTTCGGTCTGCTTCCCTTCCTCGGAACGCTCGTCGCAACACTGTTACTCGCCAGCGCGATGGTCGCCGTCGGCGTGTTCGTCTCGACGGTCACCCGACGAACCGTGACCGCCGCGACAGGGGTATTCGCGTATTTTCTCGTGACGCTGTTCTGGAGTCAGATCGTCACGTCGCTCTATACGGCCGTCACCGGCATTCCGGTCGACCCATACGATGCGCCGGCGAGTGGGCCGCTCTTTCTCGCGCTCAGACTGACCCCCGATGGCGCGTATAACGTCCTGACGAACTGGTTTCTCGACGTCGGCAACTCGACGGAACTGTTCCACATCGTCTACACCAAACTCGCTCCAGGTGTCTCTGTGAACGCCTTCGTCGTTGAGGCAGCATTCGACGGCGGCGGTCCATGGTACCTCCATCCCGCACTGAGTTCGGTCGTCCTCCTCGTCTGGGTGGTGGTGCCGGTAGCTCTCGCTCGCCGTGTCTTCACCAGAGGTGACGCAGTATGA
- a CDS encoding ABC transporter ATP-binding protein — translation MSSSGPAIEANAVTKEYGDVRAVDSLDLTVERGETYGFLGPNGAGKSTTIGLLLDYLRPTSGTVRVLGRNPRRDIVEVHDRIGVLPDRFGLYEDRSARQHIAFVAETKRVDDDPAALLERVGLGDAVDDDAGEFSSGMEQRLALAMALVGDPELLILDEPFSGLDPHGVRRVREIVHEETQRGATVFFSSHVLGQVELVCDRIGVLHEGKFVAEGTLDELRNRTASPEDATMEDVFVELTDARVDDGGEPR, via the coding sequence ATGAGTTCGTCAGGGCCCGCAATCGAAGCTAACGCGGTGACTAAGGAGTACGGCGACGTTCGCGCCGTCGATAGCCTTGACCTGACAGTCGAGCGCGGCGAAACGTACGGATTTCTCGGCCCGAACGGTGCTGGCAAATCGACGACGATCGGACTGTTGCTCGATTATCTGCGACCGACTTCAGGAACGGTTCGCGTCCTCGGTCGCAATCCACGACGTGACATCGTCGAGGTTCACGACCGAATCGGGGTGCTTCCGGATCGATTTGGTCTCTACGAGGACCGATCCGCCCGTCAGCATATCGCGTTCGTCGCAGAGACGAAACGCGTCGACGACGATCCAGCAGCACTCCTCGAACGCGTGGGACTCGGAGATGCCGTCGACGACGATGCGGGTGAGTTCTCCAGTGGAATGGAGCAACGGTTGGCGCTCGCGATGGCGCTCGTCGGTGACCCCGAACTACTCATCTTGGACGAACCGTTCAGCGGCCTCGACCCACACGGCGTCCGGCGAGTGCGGGAAATCGTCCACGAGGAGACCCAGCGTGGTGCAACGGTGTTCTTTTCCAGTCACGTTCTCGGGCAGGTCGAACTGGTCTGTGACCGGATCGGTGTCCTCCACGAGGGGAAGTTCGTTGCCGAGGGAACGCTCGACGAACTCCGAAATCGGACTGCATCTCCCGAGGACGCGACGATGGAAGACGTGTTCGTCGAACTCACCGACGCCCGTGTCGACGACGGGGGTGAGCCGCGATGA